TCCTTTGCTATACAAAATCCTCAAGAATAGATCAAAAAAATATTTAATAACAAATCAGCGTCTTTACATTGAAAACGGAATTTTAACAAAAACTGCAACAGATGTTCCCCTAAATAAAATCAATGATATTGCATTTTCTCAAAATTTTATCGAAAGACTTTTTGATGTTGGGAGTCTCAGCATCTTAACTGGGAACGATAAAGGAAATAACGTTAAAGGTATTGTCAATCCAGAAGGCTTTCGAGAATGCCTAAGTAAATACTGCAACCATAAAGCATCATGAAAAAAATAGAGCTTAAAAGATTTGACGACTGCATAAAATCGGCAGTCAGCAAGAAAAAGCATGTCTTACTGGGAAATGGCTTCAGTCGCGCTTGCAGAAATGAAGTATTCTCTTATGACTCTCTCTTCAAATCAGCGGACTTCAGTAGGCTTTCTGTTGAGGCAAAACAGATATTTCAACTACTAGATACGACGGATTTTGAAATCGTCATGAAGTCCTTAAATGTATCAGCGACTATTATGCCTATCTACGGCTGTGCTGCAGATATATCAAATCGCGCTCAATCGGACTCTGGTTTCTTGCGCAGCATTTTGGTCAACACAATTGCAAAACATCATCCTCCCTTACCATCTAGCATATCGGAAGAGGAGTATGCGAACTGCATAAAATTCTTATCAAACTTCGACAAAATATACTCTCTCAACTATGACCTTCTATTGTACTGGACACTTATGAAGCAAAGAGAGCTGGGAGGCTCAGAGAAAGACGATGGATTTCGAGATCCATCGGAAATTGAAAATGAGATATCTACCGAGGACGGGTATGTCGCATGGGCAAACGACACCCACGGACAAAATATTCACTATATTCACGGCGCACTTCATATATTTTACCAAAAAGCTCTCCTACAAAAATTCTGCTGGAGTAGAACAGGCACGCGTCTCTTAGAACAAATCGACACAGCCTTGAAGAGTGGAAAATTTCCCCTGATAGTAGCAGAAGGTACAGCAAATCAAAAACTCGAAAGAATTCAAAAGAGTAACTATTTAGGGTTTAACTTTCGAAGTCTCCGAAATTGTACTGGAACATTATTTACCTTTGGAGTTTCCTTTGGAGACGCTGACAAACATATTATGACGCAAATTCAAAAAAACACTCGCCTGGAAAAAATTTGTGTTTCGGTCTTTGGTGATATAGACAGTGAAAACAATCTTCAAATGATCCAGTCCCTTGAAACAATTACGAATGATCGTCCCGCTTCAAAACCGCTCACATTAGAGTTTTACGAAGCAAATTCCGCAAGGGTGTGGAAGTAATAAAAATGGTAGACAAACTTCAAAACTTCTTTTTTCTTTTTGGCGGTCTATTTGGGTACTATACGCTTTCTAGATTACAAGCTATGCGCCTTTACAACTTTGATATGCTATTTGAAAAAAATGGATCTCCGCCTTCCAGAGTCCTTTGTAGATATATTCTTGGAATAACCTCCAATATGCTAGTGGCAACTTGCATCTCATTTTCATGGCTATGGTTTAACTATTTGATTCCCCAAACAAAGATAGAATTTTCATTTATACAAGTGATTGCCGGAGCAAGTATTGTTATTTCATCCTCTTCAATTGTATTGGTAAGCCACAGACTCGTTGCCTCTTTAGCAATCTATTTTCAAAAACAGCTATTCTCTGACGACTATTTCGACAAAATTGACAGCGACTTAAACATCAAATCCAGATTCTTAACTCAAAGTAAAGCACACGCACACTTTAATGGTGCTGTCATTTTTTTGCTCCTACAATGTGGCTTCGGATACATCATGTCTTTTGCTTTTCTTTAGATTTCTTATAAGGATAATTTTTTATATTTGAGGGGTGAAAATGAGTAATTCTGCTATGTTCCCTTATGGGGAGAACAACCAATTTCAGTGTGAGTGTACTGCTCATTTAACCGTGCATATTACTAAGCAAGATGGCCACAATGAAACAGAAGAATTTTACTGTCCACGATGTGGTAAGGATTATAAAGCCAGAGCATCAATGCCTATAAGTGATATTCAAATCACTCCTCCTCTTCTCACAGATCCACTTGATCGGAAAATGGAAATCTCATCATATAAAAATAACCTTGAAAGGAAGGTTGAAGACTTGTCGGTAGAGGTCGCTCAGATGGATCAAAGAAGAGAAACGCTAAGCGTGGACGAGCAGCGCTATATGAATGCAAAGGAGAGTGAGATCAAAGACCTCCAAGCTCAGATTAATCGTCTGAAGAATATGTTTGCTCGCCTTTAATTAATTCGTGGGTGACAGCAAACGGTCACCCACGTTAGCCGATTAGAATTGAGTGAATCCAATCAGCCAAAATATGGCCACCATGTACGAAAAGCAAAAGCATACGATCCGGCATTCTTTGAAGAGAATTCCTGTGATGATCCTATTACAATGCTCAAAGCCGCAGCCGTCGTCGCTCCAAAATTAAGTATTAATAATCCGCCTATAATTACGAGTACGATGATTTCATCCATCAGTACATCCCTGAGTTACATATGCTCAAGAGGTCATCAGAAGTTATTGTCGTGGAAATATCACACATAAGTACCTTCTGACTGATAAGCAATTCTCTCGATATCTTCCTAAAGTACAAAAAGAAGCGGGAATTACTGAGCATATTATCTGTCACATCGCCAGACACATTTTCGGAGACTATCTTTGGAAATTAGTCTGAGAATATATGATTAATAGAGGACATACCCGCAACACCAGAAAGTCTTGTTCTCGAATTAAACGGTACATGCGATGCCCCTATTTCTTGACCCATTTGGCATCCCAATTGGCTGAATTTAATTTATTTTTCAGCTCATCTCCATATTTTGCAATAAGACTGCGATAAAAACCGCTCTCAATAGAATCAATATATGCAATTTCTCCAGCTAAAGATTTCATATGCTCCGGAGACAAATTTCCAGTCAACGCTCGATGAATTTTCGCTCTCAAAAATTTTTTTCTAACTCTACCAACACTTAAACTCGAATCGCTTGTAACTGTCACTCCAGTTATAATTACCTTCTTCTTTTTTGAAACGTGGACAGTTTTGGCTGTATTCAATTTTAATTTGAGATCCGTGAAGTCCGATAACACTGACATTATCTCCTTGTCACAGTCACTTAAACGATTCGGATACTCGGATGACAAACATATATCATCTGCGTAGCGTGTATATACAACGCCTCTATTTGCCATCCGTTCTGCAAACTCTTTATCAAATTCATACATAATCAAATTTGACAGAATCGGTGAAGATGGAGCACCTATAACGAGTTGTCCCTTCTTACAGCAAATATTTGTTATTAAAGTCAAATCACTTGCTGGTAAGTTAATTCCTCTCGCCTCTAAATTTCTCTTAAGCATTGATTGGATATTGTGAGCTTTGATAGACGGAAAGAAGTCGGAAAAATCAAACTTAACGAAATATTTGCTCCGCACATGCTGATTTGCATTATGAGCAATTCCTTTACCTTTTACATATGCTGTCGCCGCAGAGTGAACGGGCAACCTCGAAAACAACATCTCAATGAGCACGCGTTGAAGAAATTTTACTTCCTTTGATGGTTGTTCGACAGTTCGAGTGCCACCCTTCTTTTTCGGAATTTTATATACCTTATATCGATGTGATGCTGTATTGGCAAACGCCATCAATCCCCACTGAGTAAGTCCTGAAACCTCAGCTACCATTTCCAGAATCACAGCACAAACTCCTTAACTTGGAATAATTGAGGTCGAATTCTTTTATAATAACTTTTCACTTTGAGAAGAAGCACGTTCTCATCAATGTTTCTAAGTTCAACAAGTGGGTGGACGGCATTATTATTTTTCACCACCAATGAGCCATCGGCCTCGTAGATATCGACGTATTTAATTCCTTTAAGAATCCCAACGTAATCCCTTAGCTCACGAAACTCGAATTGCCCAAATAGATGCAAAATGACTTCTTTAAGATCTTCTATTGAAATAGCACCAAAAATATCGATGATCTTATAGATCAAATGGAGACGATGCCGATGATCCATTTCCTTGAAATTTTTTTGAAGAATTTTCTTTGAGCTTTTATTTGAACCGTTAATGCGCTCATGAAGACGAGTCCTAACACGATCAAATTCAATTACTTGGGCCTTAAAATCTATATGTACCTTCGTGCGAAAATCAGACTCTCGATCAATCAAATCAATGGGCCCTTTGTTCAAGAAAGAATCTTTTTGCTCGTCCCCGCAATTAACAATTAGAGTCTTTTTTCGTATTTCTTCACTTTTCGCAAAATAACCGACTTCGGCAAAAGACCCAGGGCTCTCAGGAAAGATAATCACGCAGTCGGAAATATCAGCTAAGATTTCTTCAAATAAGGCTATATTATTATAACGAATCTGATTGAGACCATCTGCAGACTCGGCGGCGGCTTCAGCTAACACTATTTCATAATCCGGGAGCTCTGTTGCTGCATAGGCAAGAAACTTGCTTCGAACAGAGAATATAGTAGTTTCCCCATTTTTTTTATCGTTACCACCGCAAACAAAAATAAAGGGTCTATTATATCTTAGGAAAGCCTTTTCACTGCATAATGCATTTTTCAACTCGCTCAACAATGCACTTGCAGTATTATTGGTGGCTAAATTTTCAAACATCAAAAATATCTCTTACATTAAGAGCGCCAAATTTTAGCGGAAGGTTTCGTAGAAAGCTTTCGCTATAATTTGGCGGTAAAATCTAATCAATCCATCACGGCCTGGTGAAACACCCGGCACAGAACTTAACAAAAAAAACGAAAAGTTCTCCCTAAGAGATATAAACATTTTTAAATATATCGAGGCCACCGTCAATGTCTGTAAACAAAATGAGAGCAACAAACTTAGACTTTTGTCTATGGTTCGAGCTCTTAAATAACGCACACGAAGGCGACAAGCTTGCTCTGCAAGCTTTAGGCGGATGGAAAACGTCTCGCCAGCCAGAGCGCTACAAAGATTCTCTCCAGTGTAGGGCAGAACGGCCTTCGACAAGATCGAAAGCAAAGGCAAACTGATCCTATTCAAAGCAAGTAATTACCTGCCACCTCATTGCATTTTGATGGTAAATCGCCGATCAGCCTAATCGCAACACCCATTCAAAAATTGTAAGTCATTGAATTTTGGGCAAAAAAAAAGCCCGGCGATTGCCAGGCATTTTAAAATTGGTAGTGAGAGGCGGACTTGAACCGCCGACCTACGGATTATGATTCCGTTGCTCTAACCAGCTGAGCTACCCCACCACACGAATCACAGAAATTGCGTTTTGGCGCAAAATG
This region of Bdellovibrio sp. BCCA genomic DNA includes:
- a CDS encoding retron St85 family RNA-directed DNA polymerase, producing MILEMVAEVSGLTQWGLMAFANTASHRYKVYKIPKKKGGTRTVEQPSKEVKFLQRVLIEMLFSRLPVHSAATAYVKGKGIAHNANQHVRSKYFVKFDFSDFFPSIKAHNIQSMLKRNLEARGINLPASDLTLITNICCKKGQLVIGAPSSPILSNLIMYEFDKEFAERMANRGVVYTRYADDICLSSEYPNRLSDCDKEIMSVLSDFTDLKLKLNTAKTVHVSKKKKVIITGVTVTSDSSLSVGRVRKKFLRAKIHRALTGNLSPEHMKSLAGEIAYIDSIESGFYRSLIAKYGDELKNKLNSANWDAKWVKK
- a CDS encoding PH domain-containing protein codes for the protein MAFKLRDNEEIKMKATFHWSDYLVAGFWAFICTPGFFVSMADDSNRMPSPVFFAIVAYAPLLYKILKNRSKKYLITNQRLYIENGILTKTATDVPLNKINDIAFSQNFIERLFDVGSLSILTGNDKGNNVKGIVNPEGFRECLSKYCNHKAS
- a CDS encoding retron St85 family effector protein, which translates into the protein MFENLATNNTASALLSELKNALCSEKAFLRYNRPFIFVCGGNDKKNGETTIFSVRSKFLAYAATELPDYEIVLAEAAAESADGLNQIRYNNIALFEEILADISDCVIIFPESPGSFAEVGYFAKSEEIRKKTLIVNCGDEQKDSFLNKGPIDLIDRESDFRTKVHIDFKAQVIEFDRVRTRLHERINGSNKSSKKILQKNFKEMDHRHRLHLIYKIIDIFGAISIEDLKEVILHLFGQFEFRELRDYVGILKGIKYVDIYEADGSLVVKNNNAVHPLVELRNIDENVLLLKVKSYYKRIRPQLFQVKEFVL
- a CDS encoding DUF4917 family protein is translated as MKKIELKRFDDCIKSAVSKKKHVLLGNGFSRACRNEVFSYDSLFKSADFSRLSVEAKQIFQLLDTTDFEIVMKSLNVSATIMPIYGCAADISNRAQSDSGFLRSILVNTIAKHHPPLPSSISEEEYANCIKFLSNFDKIYSLNYDLLLYWTLMKQRELGGSEKDDGFRDPSEIENEISTEDGYVAWANDTHGQNIHYIHGALHIFYQKALLQKFCWSRTGTRLLEQIDTALKSGKFPLIVAEGTANQKLERIQKSNYLGFNFRSLRNCTGTLFTFGVSFGDADKHIMTQIQKNTRLEKICVSVFGDIDSENNLQMIQSLETITNDRPASKPLTLEFYEANSARVWK